The following DNA comes from Silurus meridionalis isolate SWU-2019-XX chromosome 14, ASM1480568v1, whole genome shotgun sequence.
TAGCATGAAAATGCGCCACTTTGTGTTTCTTAAAAACAACCAGCACTCCACCACGATGGAAGAAATGGAACATTAATGAATCGGAAAAGCTTCACTCGTCCGATCTCGCTTAACGAATAAGGTGTTCTGGGAAATGGTGAATCTTTAGAGTAAAGCCGTGCTGATACGTGGTAGATGTGTTCATTCCCTCCCTCTGTCGCAAAATCTCTCTGCTTCTCTACCACATCCTCTTCTAATCTCttttatctgtgtgtttatCACTCCTTCGCTATTCTCGAGCTCTCACTCGCCTTGGGCTGCCCAGACAGCAGATCATTGGCTAAATTGATTTacagcattgtgggtaatgggATTCCTTCAGGGCACGGCAGACTTTTCGCACTTCTCTCCTCAATCAACCTATCAAAACTCGGTTTCGACCTGCCACTGACACCTTGAGTGCAATCTGTCCTGGACACCCATACGCACATACCGAGGCTCATCTGATTACTTGTTCCGggtttcttctctctctctctctttctctctctcgctcacacacaataacatacaCAAAATCGTCAGTTAATTACTTTGGAAATGAGTTTGCATGTTATAGCTATTTAACTGATTAACAACTTATTTAACcaattcatttattacatttgtatgCTTTACAGTACAAAATTTTGCGAAACtgagcaatttacactacccTAATGTATATActttagagcagtggtccccaacccccgggccggcACCGGCCACACAGTAAGAatacataaattacattattatttaacccccaagcgagcaaaatgaacaaaaaacaacacagtggattcacatttaatataatatttagaaaatattttgttgtattttcctGCCACACCTTAatggccggtccgtgaaaatattgtacgacattaatccggtccgtggcgcaaaaaaggttggggataTGTGTAGGCGACGGCGATAAAAAGCAGAGAaacaagagctaaaattgggctttgaaacaacaaaaacacagaaaagatATGAGCTCTAACACtaagacaactgaactctgtacATCCTGGTAGCGTCCCAAAGTATCGTACGGAAATTAAAATGGCAcgcaaaaatttaaatatttgtacgATTTTTTCCGTAGGTAAGGTCTTTAGGTACATTTATTAagttatatacacatatagttCAAATTTCTAGAAGTCCCCAGAGTTCCCAGTTAATACACTTATACATCGTCACAAAAACTAAGGACCTATTGAAACAAGTTCAGAACAAAGTAAGTTCTGCAAAAACCTCAATCAGGGAAAATTTGGTCAGTTACAGGTATAATGCCAGCTCTTAACATGTGcacccaccaccatgcttcacacaTGATATCTCATTTTTGAGATGAGATTAGGCATGAGCAgctaacactaaaaaaaaaaaaaaaaaaaaaaaaaaatccactgatATTCCCATCGAATCAGGCCCAGGATATCCAAACACCCCACCACTCCCCACCCCCTTTGTGGAATGCACTTAGTCTCCAGTAAGTGACAACCCATTGCTGCCATAACCAAGGAGATGGCTTCAGCAATCCAGTGGAAGAGGTCCTATTTACGACGGTATTTTTTACGAGCGCTGAAAGAGCAAACACACCAGCTCAGGCACTGGTGAATTATAGTTAATGGCAAAACTTTGGGAACACCGAGTACGTGAGGAATTGAATACATGAGGAGATGAAGATTTAGGGAAATTGTTTCTTTTCTAGTCTTGGAAAAAAGTGAAACAGCTAGCTTACAAGATTCACTAAAAGGGTTGCATTTTGAATAGTACATACTATACCACTAAGGTAAGCCCTCAACTGGCATCAAAGCAACCATGGCAGGCACTGGTTTGGGGTGAGCTACCTATCCCCCTGTCTGAGATACTTTATAAGGACCCTTATTCAAATGAGATGCATGTGATGGCACTCTAAGACAGGTGAATATCTGAGGGCCAACCGACCTGTCAGCGGCTTCAGACAATTTATGTGAAGCTTGCGTCATATGTAGGACCACTTTTCCCATATTGGTTTTCCAGTAAGAAGGTCGAACAGAATAGTTGTGTTTTTTACCACAAAATTTACACATGGACTGCCAACCATGCCTGAGGCTATAATCAATATAGTGCAGAAATAACATGATgtaatggataaatggatggatggatggatggatggatggatggatggatgtacaTGCACACAATCAATCACTCATTGACATCATTGGGCCAAGTGAATATACCCAACCCATGAAAAATCCCATGAAAGACAGACCATCCCTAAAGAATGGAAAATGGCTCAGAATCAAACTTGGGAATGTGAGAGTATCCCTTGATGAAATATTCACCCTAGCAACAGACCCCAAGGCTCTCATTGATGCCATGAGGCTCAGCAACCACAGAAATGCTCAGACCTGTCCCAGAGAAAAATCCCAGTGCCTGACTGTGCAGCAGCATGAACGCCATGTGTGTAGGATACAGATATGCCAAACGGCAGAACCAGACATTCATAGGATACGTTTTTATGTACACAGCCTATGATCCAGGTGTGCTGTCACGTGAAATGAATCATCTATCAAACCATTTCTTGAAATTCACAGCACTGTCCCCTAGAATGTATCTCTCCATAAGCTGAGGAGCAACACGGCTTTGTTTAAAATTGCAGACGTGGCAACTGACTTCTATTTACGGTACTTTATatggaaatataaataatggTGAAATCATGTTGACAAAAACAGAGCCGATGAAAGGAAGCAAAGTCTTGATGCTTCAAAGATGTTATCTCGGATACTGCCTGAACCAAAAAATCTATTCTTATGCTAATTTTTTAGGTTTAGAATAAACAACAAACTATGACACTTACATTTGAGTGCATTGAAGGCCAACTCATAAGCCCTGCGCTGCCACACCTCATCCTTAACTTTCAGCGCTGTGACCTTCGACTTCTTCCCGTAGCCGATGAGCTGGTGAGCAGCGCCCTTGTCCTGCTGCGCGTTCCGGAAAATTGCTGCAGCGTCGAGGTAGACGTGGCTGGGATCGCTGCTCGGATCCCACTCCGGAACGAAAGAAGGGTCTTGACACAGGGTCTGGGGTGACGGAGAGGTCCAGTGGGCTAAAGGTGATGAGAGTTCTGTCCGAGAGGAATGTGTGAAGGAGCGAGACAAAGCGCGACGAGAAGTGGCCTGCTTCACCATCCTGGTTCCTTCGGTCTTCTTCAGAACCAAACATACAAGGAAACAGAATCAAATAACATGGCAATATACATACTGAATTACATTACACGTACATCCAGTTGCCAAGCAATAGACACCGTCTTGCTTTCGAAAACATATTAACTATAACACTTTAAAGCAGGGGTCCCCAAAACCAGGCCAAGGATTATTAGATcaatgtaatattttacataaaactactggttttctcccaataaGGTAATATACAGCCTTTCAttctatttttatgtataaaaatgtaagaagaaaGAATCGCTTAGTTCTTTAATCCCCCCCCCCCATACCACCTATTCAAGGACACCCCTGATTCAAATcaacatctatttatttaatttgtaactACTGAAAAAATGCATCACCATAGCAGTTACAATGGGATGTGTATCGCAGAATCGTTTATCACGATATGGACAGTCTATCGATATATCACTCGGCCCTATGGCAAGTCACAATCAATCGAACAGGTAGTTAACACACAGGTCTTTAGATCTCAGAGGACAAATCTCAGTTCAGTGATCTACCGATTTATTTCTCGTCATTGGTACAttacattgcaaaaaaaaaaagtttgaatgaGTGAGATTTTAGACTTACCAGTCCTCGCATTGTGCCCCAGCTAATAATTTACTCATGTGGACTCTAACTTATATTGTTCACATCCGCATTATTTCACCGCTACATCTCTGCCTGCATTTCGGTTCTTCCTCCGCGACATGGAAAATTGCCTTAAACATGTCCTGCCAAATTTCcctctatttttatttgtttgagtGTTTGTCGGCTGCAAACAAATTCCTAAAGCGCGAGTAGCGACACCGGAGCACGCTGGAACGGGAAGCTCGAGTTACCATAGCAACTCCATGCAAATTAGGGGCGTGTGCTTCAAGGACGGTAAAAGGTGGAAACGGGAGGAGACTGATTACCATAATAAATTAATGCACGAGCTTGGGAAGTTTCTAGAATgttgtcatatttttatttattttattgtatttcctttgtaaatacatttattcgGATAAATCCCTGCTGAAGTAAATAagctattaaataaaatatcaaattatataaatataagcaaTAAAAAGTTTTGATTTGTAAGAACTTATAACTATATCCAAAAACAACCCCCCCCCTAAATAAAGGACATAAATGAAACCAACAAagataaacatataaacaaataaatacatatttaccaaaaaatctgtacattattaagtttttttttaatgtatctattaacaaatatttattcttatctttgtattaatttatttgtgatttatttttagattatgttAGATCAGTGAAAGTAATGGCACTAATaagacattaaaaataaaaacattttaataagcattaatttatttatttactgataaataaatgtaattgaagctattaaaaatgtaacaaataataCTACATTTGTTGTTGGAAAAAAGTTACACTGTTTgtatgcttattttatttttttgagaaatTAATATAGAATCCCAATCGTCCAATCatgtgacagaaaaaaaacactacatgataaacaaaaataaaagcagacaaaaaaatatgtttgcAGACAAAACTTTGTATTAATTGAGTAAGTGATTAAAAGGTTTATGTGGAGTATTATGTGAGTTTGTTTTTAGAGAACCCGAAATCGAACAAAAGTGAACGCTCTGCATGAAACAGTGAGAAATGCACGTTATTAATTTCTGTGtgaataaatactgtattttgccttttttatttattacacacagaACATTACACAACCATTTTGTTTCGAATAAACTACTTGAAAGTTCAACCCAATTAACATATTTTTAAGAACAAAACTGTCCATTTGGATCCCATGTGAGCATGATTTAAATATGCATTTGCAAATTTGCATTCGATTTCGAATatgtgaatattttattaaaaatgtgttatggTATATCAACAATTACACGTAGTTGCACATATAATCCCCTGACCCAAGACGTTCAGAGATATGAAACAGCTAGCATGAgccgtgtgtgtctgtgctcgCGTTAAAACTCACAGCCATCTGATCACTACTGTAAGAATATTAAGGACCTGCTGCTCAGAAATCCATTGCTTTTTCGAACGGTAATAATAAATCTCAAACTCCTCTAGTAGGAAACAGCTGTTCTTCATACAGCCATGGTCTAATAGCAAGGGAAAAGATGCAGCCCCATCATAAACTATGCCTTCCCTCTATCTTTCCCTCTCATAAAGATGGTCAGTCGAGGTGCACCTCCTATCACCGTGCTCCAGATGTGGCCCTGCCATCGTATAATGATGGGATTCATTGGGCAATTGGAAGTAAATCTGGTCTGATTGAGCAAAGGGCTTGGGTAATTGCAGCCGTAAGCATTTACATGGAGCAGAGCTCCGTGTTTGTGAGGGGCGTTCAGTCAGAAACTGCTTTTCATTTTGAAGCTGCTGATTCAACACTTTGAAACACTCGGGACGGGAGACAGTTTAGGTTCAATCAGCCGTTCTGCTGCGAAACTTCTGTGATTGCATTACCTAATCCTTGGTCTTTGCTTTCCACATTGGGTTGACTGGAAAAagatttcacttttatttgtttgagtTCAAATTAAGTAATACATGGAATTATTTACCAAGTAGAACCTTTCTAATAAAACAGCTCTTGTTGGGTGAGTCTTAAATCATACATACTCAACAAGATGCTCCATTGTAGATGTCATGGAGGCATAGTGTTAGTGAATATTACACGATTCTGCCCCCTAGTGGAGGTGAAAGTTCACTACAAATGCTGCTATAGGAAAACAATTAACAAGATGGCCATCTTAAAGTTTAGACAGATTCTGTTGTGGCACTCTCAGCCAATCAAGAACTATCTTGTAATTCTATTCTAAACTCCATTAATTTGCAATCTAGGATTCGAGCTAATGTTGTgggttgtgcttttttttgtgctatTCTGGGACTCTCAACCAATCATATGCATTCTACTAAAATCATAGTTAATCATTGGCCAATACCCTGGATCTGGGATTCTAAATTGAGCAATCACATTCTATAATAGAGTTCTCAGCTAAACCTGGTTATATTAATGATCCAGAATTCTCACGAATCACATTGCCATTTAATTCCGTAACttctcagccaatcacacaGATGTGCTGGAAATCTCAGGCAATCATTCTGGAGCTTTGGAACTCAtactaaaataatgtttttttcccccccagaaCACTTAACAATTACAATGTATTATACTCTGGAgctttcagccaatcatgtCCATTTTTGAGATTTTAACCTGTTAGCCAATCGAGTGGATTCAATTCTGGCTCCTTCAGAAATTTACACAAGGGCTATTCTAGAACTTCGATCCATCATGTATAttgtggtgttctgtatgttccTGTGCCTTCTATTCTGAGACTCTAAGCCAATCatcattcataaacattctGTTTTTCAGACAGCCTTGTTCGCTTTAGAGTTCCAGAGTCAAGAGTCTGTCATCAGAATCCAGTGTTTTCAACCCCGACATCATTCCCAATCATTACGCATCACTAATGATCAGAAGTGAATGTTCTGGAACGTGCCATCATTCTTTTCCAGAGCTCTCAGTGAAATTGTCTCACACAGCACACTGGTCCCTCGCAGAATTTTGATTTCAAGGCAAATAGTTGCCACAGGAACAAAAGAAGAACAGAACACATATTGCATCTGATATCTGACACAGCGTTTCCACTCGAGTTAGTGGGCGCATGTTAAGATACGCTCAAACAAGCACAATCACATGGTCATGACGACTTGCCGATGATGAGAATACTCATAAGGAAGACCATGGCAAAGAAGATCCACATGAAGAACCTGTCCAACACCTTGGCCACCTTCTTCCATTCAGCTACTTTTAGGGAGGTCAACTTCTGATCACGGAAGCAGTTCGCAATGTACTCAACGTTCTTGATGAGCTTTGGGTCTCCTCCGAAACCGCCGCTATGTGGCCCACAAAACATGCAAGGGTCAATGGTAAGATTTGCTGAAGGCAGCTTTTCATCATCAGGACAGCAATGGAGACCAGATGGGTTTCTGGACGGTTTTGGGTTATGCTGAGTTGGTTTCTTTTGAGGGTTCTTTGTATGGCGTTTGTCTGTATGCTTCTTCCTCGCCAGTGGTAAGGTGCAGCTCTCGCCAACTTCGTAGACGAAGAAGATCTTGCTCATGTAGCCGATGATGAGCACTTTGGCCCAGCGAGGAACTGGTTTGGCTTCGGCACCACAGAAATGGATGTTCATAATAAAGATGGTGAGCGAGGTGGAGGCCGTAATCATTGTCATCGTCGCTATGTAATATTTCCCTGAAACCGAAGTATTCTTGAgttagtttattttttcattaaactcAAACGgattaaaaaacagaatttaaacagatttttgaGAGATTCAGTGTCCAATTCCAATGAAATTACTAATTTGATTGCGTATGTACgagatggtatcaaaaagtttggagactggCTCCGTTTACAAGAAAACACTCTACTTATCAACATTTATACACTATCACTTTCAAAAtggtccccttgcacagcaatacagcgccccagtgttcctgccacttctggaatatatCCTGGAAGTCTTTTTCCTGAAGAATCTCAGAGGGCAGATACTCCAAGTTTGACTTCTCCACACGACTCTTCTCATTAGGCTGAGCTTTCTCATTCTGACTGCCTTGAGTCAGGTCACCgttcattagtgattttataGGGTCTTTGGAGGTCAGTGTTTTTGCTTCTTGTTCTTCATCTTGCTTCATTGAACCATCATTGCCATTGACATGCTACGGTAAGCTTGTTTCTAATCTTAGGCCATTTTCTGCCATGGAAGAACTTGTTTCAGTTGAACCCTTCTTCATTTACGGCATGCAATTTTGCTGCTTAAATTAAGGCTGCCTTCCAAATCCTTCAGAGAACCTCCATTAAGCTCAGTGTCTGTTATTAACGTGCCATTCCCTGTTTTGTGCTCTGGTTCTGGTGCTACCTTTTGCTCTTGTTTCTCATCTTTCTGAACtctccagtgatgttcttttgCTCTTGAAGCGCACGTGCCACTCAAACACCTCGAACAACCCATTGCAGCATCTCTGtatgtttgcatttacatttatggtaattgggcagatgcccttatccagagcgacatacaactgagcaggggatggttctagggccttgctcaagggtcctgcagtgcagcttggtggtggtgggatttgaacctgtgaccttctgatccaaagttcaattccttaaccactgagctaccaccaacCGCCTACGTATGTCAAACATATGTCATGTAAAACGTCTcatggcagatttgcccagtttcacgcagaataTTATGTTTGCTCTTTGATTCCACCCTGCATTTATGGTGTGTAATGTACGACTGGCTCACCTATGAGTGGAACGCTCTCGGAGGGTGGCATGCTCTCGGCCACCACCAGCTGGAAGACCGTGAGCGCCAACAGCACGGTGACACCCAGGGAGACCTTCTCACCAGAATCTGCAGGCAGGAAGAAGCCAAGAGGCGCCAGGAAGGAGATGAGAAAGCAGGGCAACAGCAAGTTGAAGACGTAGAACGAGGAGCGTCGCGTAACAGCAGCGTGTACGTGATGTCCGGGTAGGGATCCGAGCAGCACCCATACATGATCACATTCTTGGTGGCAGGCATGCCGTCACACTCCCACTCCACGTTCTCTACCAGGTCGGAGAGGTCACCGCTGGCCATTGCCATGGTGATGTCCACCTGGGTCAAAAAACAATGCTTATTGTAGCATTTGAACAAACAGAGTAAAAGAGTGGATATATACTGAAGATCAGCATGGCCGTAATTTAGCAAGTACCATAGCTTGTTTACTGAACTGAAAACTGCGCACGTATGTGTACCTGATTGCCGTTATAGGTCCAAGAGCCAAAAGTGAGATTACATTGCTGGCTGTCGAAAGGGAAGTAGGACACGTCCACCACACACGAGCTTTTGGTAATAGCCGGAGCATCCCACGTGATCTCACCGGTGTATCGCAGCACAACATTAGTGTCCACTGGACCAGGCAAATCTTCATCGGCTCTACACATGCATATTATTTAAGCCAAAATTCATAAGCAGAacgtgttgaaaaaaaaagtggcctAAATCAGTGGttttatactgtacatctgCATGTGTGATAGAGAATACAtcgaacaggcataacattatgaccacctgcctaatattgtgttggtcccccttttgctgctaaaacagttctgatccATTGAGTATTAACAGCCTTAACTTCTTcggcagtttgagctacaggagcctgtcagttggatcggaccacacaagCCAGCCTTCGCTttccatgtgcatcaatgagcctcggccgcccacgaccatGTCTCCAGTTCACCAATGTTCCTTCCttagagcacttttgatagatactgagcactgcagacatttcacaagagctgcagttttggagatgctctaacccagtcgtctagcaGTCCCAATTTGGCCCCTGTTCCATCTCGCTCGaatccttacgctcacccatttttcctgcttctaacacatcaactttgagcacaaaatgttcacttaatATGTTCACTTAATGTGCCTAATATACCCCACCCACTTACAGGTGCCAGgatgaagaaataatcagtgttattcacttctccgctcataatgttatgatgtcAATGTTATGCTTGTTCGGTGTAGTCCCCCTATACAGCACTAGGTCTGGTTTCTAAATTCTGAATGCACATTATGTACTTGTTATAAAGCACTACGTCTGGTCTCCACACCAGGCTGCTGGGGATGCGAATGACCTCGAGGCCATCATACTCTTCTTTATCCCACTTCAAATAGGCATCATACCATGTCTGCCTTATCCACAGGTACGCTATAAGGACTTGGTTACGCTCGtcctacacacaacacacatacacacaattaataatgtacttaaatgagtTAAACTCAGTAATAGTGAGATTAGGAGGCTAGTGAAACACTGGATGGCTAGTCCGAGATCAATATAGCCACTGATGCAATGGCTGAAGgtctggctctcacacactgtGTAAAAGAAGACACACAATTGCATAATCTCGGGTTATTCAAAGGTCTGGCTGTTAAACTATTCCCAGTCATATATACATTCTAATGTGGTTTGAAATTGTAGTTGTACAGAACTACAGAAGTCATTAACTATTGCATATCCAGAGTGCACGATCTTAGTAAACCATTTTGCAAAGACTACTTAATGTAAAGCATGTGATGGGGACCGTTTCTCTGAGACCATGTGAATTCAATGTCAGGAGAGTCGGGTAATGTGAGCCATGTCACCTAAATTAGGCCAGAGGGACCAGGTCATGGAGGCCAATTCACAGAGACTACATTATGAGCACCAGGTCATACAGGAGTACAGTACATCATTACATCATGGGACCTATTGTATGTCATCAAGACCCTGTTATCAGGACTGCATTGGACTGCAGACTGTTTCTTAAGGAGCATGTCATAAGGTATGTGACACAAATAGATTAGGAGGACCTTGTCATGAGGACCATATAGTAATGTTTGTGTCAAACTGACTGTATTGTGAGAACATTCATTTTAGGAAATGGACACAGTTCCAAAGGTGCGAGACGTAAAGACCAGAACGTAATGGACTGTGTCATGAAGACTGGATCATCAGGGAAAAACCACATGCTGGTGAACATGCCATTCGGGCTGCATCCAGGGGGCTCATTGACTGAGGCCTACATAGTGGGGACCATATAATCAGGATCATGTTACAGAAGCTGAATCATGGGAACCAGAATATGGGAACTAAGTTTTACAGAAACTAGGTTTTTGGGGACCACATCACAGAGGTCAGGTAAAATTGGGATCTAAAATAACAGGCATTAGAACCACATTGTAAGATCCAGGCCATAGATCTAAAGCAAAGTAATAAAAACATCAAGTGGGGACCTCATTAGGTTCCGCATTACCCTTTCACAGAACATTAACACCGCGACAGTATAGACTGTGT
Coding sequences within:
- the LOC124396437 gene encoding LOW QUALITY PROTEIN: neuronal acetylcholine receptor subunit alpha-9-II (The sequence of the model RefSeq protein was modified relative to this genomic sequence to represent the inferred CDS: inserted 1 base in 1 codon); translation: MSYTVVAVFFLTMLLEVAHAAQGHFAQQLLNDLMENYSSALRPVEDTDKTLNVTLQVTLSQIKDMDERNQVLIAYLWIRQTWYDAYLKWDKEEYDGLEVIRIPSSLVWRPDVVLYNKADEDLPGPVDTNVVLRYTGEITWDAPAITKSSCVVDVSYFPFDSQQCNLTFGSWTYNGNQVDITMAMASGDLSDLVENVEWECDGMPATKNVIMYGCCSDPYPDITYTLLLXRRSSFYVFNLLLPCFLISFLAPLGFFLPADSGEKVSLGVTVLLALTVFQLVVAESMPPSESVPLIGKYYIATMTMITASTSLTIFIMNIHFCGAEAKPVPRWAKVLIIGYMSKIFFVYEVGESCTLPLARKKHTDKRHTKNPQKKPTQHNPKPSRNPSGLHCCPDDEKLPSANLTIDPCMFCGPHSGGFGGDPKLIKNVEYIANCFRDQKLTSLKVAEWKKVAKVLDRFFMWIFFAMVFLMSILIIGKSS